In Acomys russatus chromosome 26, mAcoRus1.1, whole genome shotgun sequence, a genomic segment contains:
- the Def8 gene encoding differentially expressed in FDCP 8 homolog isoform X2 — protein sequence MEHDEKLARFRQAHLNPFNKQLGPRHHEQEPNEKAQEISSDETVPELPAGEPEFHFSERVMDLGLSEDHFSRPVGLFLASDVQQLQQAIEECKQAILELPEQSEKQKDAVVRLIHLRLKLQELKDPNEEEPNTRLLLEHRFYKEKSKSVKQTCDKCNTIIWGLIQTWYTCTGCYYRCHSKCLNLISKPCVSSKVSHQAEYELNICPEAGLDSQDYRCAECRTPISLRGVPSEARQCDYTGQYYCSHCHWNDLAVIPARVVHNWDFEPRKVSRCSMRYLALMVSRPVLRLREINPLLFNYVEELVEIRLRQDILLMKPYFITCKEAMEARLLLQLQDRQHFVENDEMYSIQDLLEVHMGRLSCSLTEIHTLFAKHIKLDCERCQAKGFVCELCKEGDVLFPFDSHTSVCTDCSAVFHRDCYYDNSTTCPKCARLNLRKQSLFQEPGLEMDA from the exons ATGGAACACGACGAGAAGCTGGCTCGGTTCCGGCAGGCCCACCTCAACCCCTTCAACAAGCAGCTTGGCCCAAGGCATCATGAGCAGGAACCCAACGAGAAGGCCCAAGAGATCTCTTCCGACG AGACCGTGCCTGAGCTGCCCGCCGGAGAGCCTGAGTTCCACTTCTCTGAGCGCGTGATGGACCTTGGCCTGTCTGAAGACCACTTTTCCCGGCCTGTG GGCCTCTTCCTGGCCTCTGATGTTCAGCAGCTGCAGCAGGCAATCGAAGAATGCAAGCAGGCCATCCTGGAGCTGCCCGAGCagtcagagaagcagaaagacgcCGTGGTGAGGCTCATCCACCTCCGGCTGAAGCTACAGGAGCTGAAG GATCCCAACGAGGAGGAGCCCAACACCCGGCTTCTCCTGGAGCATCGCTTCTACAAGGAGAAAAGCAAGAGCGTCAAACAGACCTGTGACAAGTGCAATACCATTATCTGGGGCCTCATTCAGACCTGGTACACCTGCACAG GGTGTTATTACCGCTGTCACAGCAAGTGCCTGAACCTCATCTCCAAACCGTGTGTCAGCTCCAAGGTCAGTCACCAGGCTGAGTACGAGCTAAACATCTGCCCCGAGGCTGggctggacagccaggactaccgcTGTGCAGAGTGCCGCACTCCCATCTCTCTGC GAGGTGTGCCTAGTGAGGCCCGGCAGTGTGACTACACCGGCCAGTACTACTGCAGCCACTGCCACTGGAACGACCTGGCTGTCATCCCTGCGCGAGTGGTGCACAACTGGGACTTTGAGCCACGCAAG GTGTCCCGCTGCAGCATGCGCTACTTGGCACTGATGGTGTCTCGGCCAGTGCTCCGGCTCCGGGAGATTAACCCTCTGCTATTTAACTACGTGGAAGAGCTGGTGGAGATCCGG CTGCGCCAGGACATCCTGCTCATGAAGCCATACTTCATCACCTGcaaagaggccatggaggcacGGCTGCTGCTTCAG CTCCAAGACCGACAGCATTTTGTGGAGAATGATGAGATGTACTCCATCCAGGACCTCTTGGAGGTGCACATGGGCCGCCTCAGCTGCTCGCTCACGGAGATCCACACGCTCTTTGCCAAGCACATCAAGCTGGACTGTGAG CGGTGCCAGGCCAAGGGGTTCGTCTGTGAGCTCTGCAAAGAAGGCGACGTGCTGTTCCCGTTTGACAGCCATACGTCTGTGTGCACCGACTGCTCAGCCGTCTTCCACAG GGACTGCTATTACGACAACTCGACCACATGCCCCAAGTGTGCCCGGCTCAACTTGAGGAAGCAGTCGCTATTCCAGGAACCTGGTCTAGAGATGGATGCTTAG
- the Def8 gene encoding differentially expressed in FDCP 8 homolog isoform X1, which translates to MEHDEKLARFRQAHLNPFNKQLGPRHHEQEPNEKAQEISSDETVPELPAGEPEFHFSERVMDLGLSEDHFSRPVGLFLASDVQQLQQAIEECKQAILELPEQSEKQKDAVVRLIHLRLKLQELKDPNEEEPNTRLLLEHRFYKEKSKSVKQTCDKCNTIIWGLIQTWYTCTGCYYRCHSKCLNLISKPCVSSKVSHQAEYELNICPEAGLDSQDYRCAECRTPISLRGVPSEARQCDYTGQYYCSHCHWNDLAVIPARVVHNWDFEPRKVSRCSMRYLALMVSRPVLRLREINPLLFNYVEELVEIRKLRQDILLMKPYFITCKEAMEARLLLQLQDRQHFVENDEMYSIQDLLEVHMGRLSCSLTEIHTLFAKHIKLDCERCQAKGFVCELCKEGDVLFPFDSHTSVCTDCSAVFHRDCYYDNSTTCPKCARLNLRKQSLFQEPGLEMDA; encoded by the exons ATGGAACACGACGAGAAGCTGGCTCGGTTCCGGCAGGCCCACCTCAACCCCTTCAACAAGCAGCTTGGCCCAAGGCATCATGAGCAGGAACCCAACGAGAAGGCCCAAGAGATCTCTTCCGACG AGACCGTGCCTGAGCTGCCCGCCGGAGAGCCTGAGTTCCACTTCTCTGAGCGCGTGATGGACCTTGGCCTGTCTGAAGACCACTTTTCCCGGCCTGTG GGCCTCTTCCTGGCCTCTGATGTTCAGCAGCTGCAGCAGGCAATCGAAGAATGCAAGCAGGCCATCCTGGAGCTGCCCGAGCagtcagagaagcagaaagacgcCGTGGTGAGGCTCATCCACCTCCGGCTGAAGCTACAGGAGCTGAAG GATCCCAACGAGGAGGAGCCCAACACCCGGCTTCTCCTGGAGCATCGCTTCTACAAGGAGAAAAGCAAGAGCGTCAAACAGACCTGTGACAAGTGCAATACCATTATCTGGGGCCTCATTCAGACCTGGTACACCTGCACAG GGTGTTATTACCGCTGTCACAGCAAGTGCCTGAACCTCATCTCCAAACCGTGTGTCAGCTCCAAGGTCAGTCACCAGGCTGAGTACGAGCTAAACATCTGCCCCGAGGCTGggctggacagccaggactaccgcTGTGCAGAGTGCCGCACTCCCATCTCTCTGC GAGGTGTGCCTAGTGAGGCCCGGCAGTGTGACTACACCGGCCAGTACTACTGCAGCCACTGCCACTGGAACGACCTGGCTGTCATCCCTGCGCGAGTGGTGCACAACTGGGACTTTGAGCCACGCAAG GTGTCCCGCTGCAGCATGCGCTACTTGGCACTGATGGTGTCTCGGCCAGTGCTCCGGCTCCGGGAGATTAACCCTCTGCTATTTAACTACGTGGAAGAGCTGGTGGAGATCCGG AAGCTGCGCCAGGACATCCTGCTCATGAAGCCATACTTCATCACCTGcaaagaggccatggaggcacGGCTGCTGCTTCAG CTCCAAGACCGACAGCATTTTGTGGAGAATGATGAGATGTACTCCATCCAGGACCTCTTGGAGGTGCACATGGGCCGCCTCAGCTGCTCGCTCACGGAGATCCACACGCTCTTTGCCAAGCACATCAAGCTGGACTGTGAG CGGTGCCAGGCCAAGGGGTTCGTCTGTGAGCTCTGCAAAGAAGGCGACGTGCTGTTCCCGTTTGACAGCCATACGTCTGTGTGCACCGACTGCTCAGCCGTCTTCCACAG GGACTGCTATTACGACAACTCGACCACATGCCCCAAGTGTGCCCGGCTCAACTTGAGGAAGCAGTCGCTATTCCAGGAACCTGGTCTAGAGATGGATGCTTAG